The Coffea eugenioides isolate CCC68of unplaced genomic scaffold, Ceug_1.0 ScVebR1_559;HRSCAF=1257, whole genome shotgun sequence genome includes a window with the following:
- the LOC113758529 gene encoding uncharacterized protein LOC113758529 — MNQSGFVRGRSISDNYVLAQEIIAGINRKMREGNVVFKLDMTKAYDRMIWPFLVKVLRAFGFGEHWIDMVWRIIFNVCFSVIINGLLCGFFKSTRGLCQGDPLSPALFIIGAEVLSRLGRPRRTMIQQVTRFNFRAFPIKYLRYPLYYGRRRKEYFAGLCQAVVSKVESWKNRFLSTGGRIVLLKHVLALPVYLLMAASPPKSVFKEIEGRFSNFLWGDSEWGHKLHWIGWKELCVPGEEGGMGFQRL; from the exons ATGAATCAGAGCGGGTTTGTTCGGGGCCGGTCCATTTCAGATAATTACGTACTAGCTCAGGAGATCATTGCGGGCATCAACCGGAAGATGCGCGAGGGTAATGTGGTTTTCAAACTTGACATGACGAAAGCTTATGATAGGATGATATGGCCATTCTTGGTAAAAGTATTACGAGCTTTTGGCTTTGGGGAACACTGGATTGATATGGTCTGGCGGATTATTTTCAATGTTTGCTTCTCCGTAATTATAAATGGTTTGCTCTGCGGTTTCTTTAAGTCAACTCGAGGGCTTTGCCAGGGGGATCCATTGTCGCCTGCTTTGTTTATCATCGGGGCGGAGGTATTATCTCG CTTAGGTAGACCGAGGAGGACGATGATCCAGCAGGTAACACGCTTCAATTTTAGGGCATTTCCCATCAAGTATCTAAGGTATCCTCTGTACTATGGGAGGCGAAGAAAGGAGTACTTTGCTGGATTATGCCAGGCCGTGGTGAGTAAGGTTGAGTCCTGGAAGAACAGGTTCTTGTCTACTGGGGGTAGGATTGTGCTGTTGAAGCATGTCCTCGCCCTACCGGTCTATCTCTTAATGGCTGCATCACCTCCGAAATCAGTATTCAAAGAGATTGAAGGCAGGTTCTCAAATTTTCTCTGGGGTGACTCCGAGTGGGGTCACAAATTGCATTGGATTGGATGGAAGGAACTATGTGTGCCAGGTGAAGAGGGGGGCATGGGATTCCAACGACTGTAG